Proteins from a genomic interval of Benincasa hispida cultivar B227 chromosome 7, ASM972705v1, whole genome shotgun sequence:
- the LOC120082150 gene encoding probable NAD(P)H dehydrogenase subunit CRR3, chloroplastic — MASFFSISLTKNVVLASLNPKDDSHSPPPKTNGAAETIPINNPRLRRRLPKPRRPSVIEIERAIGGGRFRDADPRDLEEDRKAAFDMFLMSFTGKYEGPVMKKLRETGEWVTNQTETKFQASGKWFLLFTFQWVLPIWALSLLVASGIIKLPFNTPFLNELLM; from the exons ATGGCTTCCTTCTTCAGCATTTCGTTAACCAAAAATGTGGTTCTCGCTTCACTCAATCCCAAAGACGACTCTCACTCTCCTCCTCCCAAAACTAACGGGGCCGCCGAGACCATTCCCATCAACAATCCACGGCTACGGCGGCGGCTTCCGAAACCTCGTCGGCCCTCCGTTATTGAAATCGAACGTGCTATTGGTGGCGGAAGGTTCAGAGATGCCGACCCTAG GGATTTGGAAGAAGATAGGAAGGCTGCATTTGACATGTTTTTGATGAGTTTTACGGGAAAATATGAAGGGCCAGTCATGAAGAAGCTTCGTGAGACAGGGGAATGGGTAACTAATCAAACTGAAACCAAATTTCAAGCTTCGG GAAAATGGTTCCTGCTGTTTACATTTCAATGGGTTCTTCCAATTTGGGCATTGTCACTTCTTGTGGCTTCTGGGATCATTAAGCTACCATTCAACACTCCATTTCTTAATGAACTTCTCATGTAA